One part of the Spirochaetia bacterium genome encodes these proteins:
- the gudD gene encoding glucarate dehydratase (catalyzes the formation of 5-keto-4-deoxy-D-glucarate from glucarate) encodes MMSPKVIDMQVYPVAGHDSMLLNLSGAHGPFFTRNVVILTDDAGHTGVGEVPGGQKITKALEEAKSLIVGSAIGDYKNTLLKVKDSIQSENDVRGDQTYDLRTGVHVLTAVEAPLLDLLGQYLGVPVASLLGDGMVRRKVKVLGYLFFVGDRNKTDLPYCNEQDSDVEWYRLRREEAMTPEKIVALAKASKSLYGFKDFKLKGGVLKGEEEMECIIALKKEFPDARITLDPNGGWLLKDAIRLCKDKHGILTYCEDPCGAEEGYSGREIMAEFRRATGLPTATNMIDTDWRQMQHAIAQNAVDIPLADPHFWTMEGSVRVAQLCNDFGLTWGCHSNNHFDISLAMIAHCGAAAPGNPTALDTHWIWQEGEERLTKEPPRIENGCLTITDKPGLGIDVDMDRIIAANDLYKKHCLGARNDAAAMQYLVPGWKFNAKRPCLVR; translated from the coding sequence ATGATGTCACCAAAAGTTATTGATATGCAGGTTTATCCCGTTGCGGGGCACGATTCAATGTTGTTGAATCTCAGTGGTGCCCATGGCCCATTCTTTACCCGTAATGTGGTGATTCTGACAGATGATGCCGGACACACCGGAGTAGGTGAGGTTCCTGGTGGACAAAAAATCACGAAAGCTTTGGAAGAAGCCAAGAGCCTTATCGTTGGGTCGGCAATCGGTGACTATAAGAATACGCTGCTGAAGGTCAAGGACTCAATTCAGAGTGAGAATGATGTAAGGGGTGACCAGACCTATGACCTTCGTACCGGAGTACATGTACTTACGGCAGTGGAAGCTCCCTTGCTGGATTTGCTGGGCCAGTATCTTGGTGTACCTGTAGCATCCCTTTTAGGTGATGGCATGGTAAGAAGAAAGGTAAAAGTACTTGGCTACCTCTTTTTTGTAGGGGACAGGAACAAGACTGATCTTCCATATTGCAATGAACAGGACAGCGATGTCGAATGGTATAGGCTTCGAAGGGAAGAAGCCATGACTCCTGAGAAAATCGTGGCACTGGCGAAAGCAAGCAAGAGTCTCTATGGGTTCAAGGATTTCAAGCTCAAGGGTGGTGTCCTCAAAGGTGAGGAAGAGATGGAATGCATCATTGCCCTGAAGAAGGAATTTCCTGATGCACGTATTACTCTTGATCCGAATGGTGGTTGGTTACTTAAGGATGCCATAAGGCTCTGCAAGGATAAACATGGAATTCTTACGTATTGCGAAGATCCTTGTGGTGCTGAGGAAGGATATTCCGGACGTGAAATCATGGCTGAATTCCGCAGGGCAACAGGATTGCCTACGGCAACGAACATGATTGATACCGATTGGAGACAGATGCAGCATGCCATAGCGCAGAATGCAGTGGATATTCCTTTGGCAGATCCGCATTTCTGGACTATGGAAGGTTCTGTAAGGGTTGCTCAGCTCTGCAATGATTTTGGGCTTACCTGGGGCTGCCATTCAAATAATCATTTTGATATTTCCTTGGCGATGATTGCCCATTGTGGAGCTGCAGCTCCTGGGAATCCGACTGCACTGGATACCCATTGGATCTGGCAGGAAGGCGAGGAAAGACTTACCAAAGAACCTCCTCGGATTGAAAATGGTTGTCTGACGATTACCGACAAACCGGGACTTGGAATTGACGTTGATATGGATAGGATTATTGCAGCAAACGACCTTTATAAGAAACATTGCCTTGGGGCAAGAAATGATGCTGCAGCAATGCAATATCTGGTACCAGGATGGAAATTTAATGCAAAGCGTCCATGCTTGGTACGTTGA
- a CDS encoding tripartite tricarboxylate transporter TctB family protein, which translates to MKGKYKGLAVGIIFLVVSLLYIIGAINIRTFTPFGHTGLNSKSIPQTLGICMAVLSIVKIVKEVKLLSVSTVPDDGKKSVEYVTLFGKKVPKIAYALVLTVGLIALYIIFYRPIGFLLSSILFLVALTLFLCPVEKRTKKLILFVIVFSILFSWLVYFIFTTYFSMVLPKGILF; encoded by the coding sequence ATGAAGGGAAAATATAAAGGGTTGGCAGTAGGGATCATCTTTTTGGTCGTTTCTTTGCTATACATTATCGGTGCAATAAACATAAGGACATTTACACCATTTGGCCATACCGGATTGAATTCAAAGTCAATTCCCCAGACCTTGGGAATATGTATGGCAGTTTTAAGCATTGTAAAGATTGTCAAGGAAGTGAAACTTTTATCCGTATCTACGGTTCCTGACGATGGGAAAAAGAGTGTGGAATATGTTACGCTCTTTGGAAAAAAGGTTCCGAAAATTGCCTATGCTCTTGTCCTGACGGTAGGGCTTATTGCACTTTATATAATTTTTTATCGTCCCATAGGATTCCTTTTATCCTCTATTCTTTTTTTGGTTGCGTTGACATTATTCCTTTGTCCTGTAGAAAAAAGAACTAAAAAGTTGATTTTGTTTGTCATTGTTTTTTCAATCTTATTTTCATGGTTGGTCTATTTTATATTCACAACATATTTCTCAATGGTTCTGCCCAAGGGCATACTTTTCTAG
- a CDS encoding L-fucose isomerase, giving the protein MNEQRMIGGHPTIGIRPIIDARIGFLNVRGSLEKQTMQMAQSAAALFRDNLRYSDGTAVKVVISDTTIGRVAEAARCAEQFRREGVSITLSVTPCWCYGSETMDMDKHTIKGVWGLNATERPGAVYLACVLAAHAQKGLPAFGIYGKDVQEADDATIPDDVREKLLRFGRAAVAAASMRGASFLQIGSQCMGIAGSAINQDFFEEYLGMRVESVDEVEILRRMKEHIYDEKEVKRAIAWAWKNCPIGFNKNPKEVQRSEAETKEEFEFVVKMAVIVKDLMNGNPNLPKGREEEMLGHNAIAAGFQGQRQWTDHYPDCDFGEAILNTTFDWNGTREPYILATENDTLNGVSMLFMKLLTHRAQMFSDVRTYWSEASVRKATGYQLEGKAKENGGFLHLINSGATALDACGLCTDEKGEPVMKRWYEVTEEDQKKMLGATTWCEADNGYFRGGGFSSRFLTEAQMPATMIRLNLIKGLGPVLQIAEGWTVKLPREVSESLWKRTDYTWPCTWFTPRCDGKDGPFKSAYDVMNNWGANHGAISYGHIGADLITLCSILRIPVCMHNVPQEDIFRPACWNAFGMDKEGQDYRACLNYGPLYK; this is encoded by the coding sequence ATGAATGAACAACGAATGATAGGGGGACATCCCACTATAGGTATCAGACCGATAATTGATGCTAGGATTGGGTTCCTCAATGTAAGAGGTTCCTTGGAGAAACAGACAATGCAGATGGCGCAGTCCGCTGCAGCCCTATTCAGGGATAACCTTAGGTATTCTGACGGGACAGCGGTAAAGGTTGTCATCAGTGATACGACAATCGGAAGAGTAGCTGAGGCTGCACGGTGTGCAGAGCAGTTCCGTAGGGAAGGTGTTTCCATTACCCTTTCTGTTACGCCTTGCTGGTGCTATGGTTCAGAGACAATGGACATGGATAAGCATACGATCAAAGGTGTATGGGGGCTCAATGCAACCGAACGTCCCGGTGCTGTCTATCTTGCCTGTGTACTTGCTGCGCATGCCCAGAAAGGCCTTCCGGCTTTCGGCATCTATGGCAAGGATGTACAGGAAGCTGATGATGCGACGATTCCTGATGATGTGAGGGAAAAACTGCTTCGATTCGGAAGAGCGGCAGTGGCAGCAGCTTCCATGCGCGGTGCTTCTTTCCTGCAGATAGGGTCCCAGTGCATGGGCATAGCAGGAAGTGCCATCAACCAGGATTTCTTTGAAGAATACTTGGGCATGAGAGTAGAATCTGTAGATGAGGTTGAGATCCTCCGTCGGATGAAAGAACACATCTATGATGAGAAGGAAGTTAAGCGGGCAATTGCCTGGGCATGGAAAAACTGTCCCATCGGATTCAACAAGAATCCAAAGGAAGTACAGCGCAGTGAGGCAGAAACGAAGGAAGAATTCGAATTCGTTGTCAAGATGGCTGTCATCGTCAAGGATTTGATGAACGGTAACCCGAATCTTCCCAAAGGGCGGGAAGAGGAAATGCTCGGCCATAATGCCATTGCTGCGGGATTCCAGGGACAACGTCAATGGACTGACCATTATCCTGATTGTGATTTCGGTGAAGCCATCCTCAATACGACCTTTGATTGGAACGGTACAAGGGAGCCTTATATACTTGCTACTGAAAATGATACGCTTAACGGTGTCAGCATGTTGTTCATGAAGTTGCTGACGCATAGGGCACAGATGTTCAGTGATGTGAGGACATACTGGAGTGAGGCTTCGGTCCGCAAGGCCACCGGCTACCAGCTGGAAGGGAAAGCCAAGGAAAACGGTGGATTCCTGCATCTGATCAATTCCGGAGCAACTGCCCTTGATGCCTGCGGACTATGTACCGACGAGAAAGGTGAGCCGGTGATGAAACGATGGTATGAGGTGACCGAAGAAGACCAGAAGAAGATGCTTGGCGCAACGACTTGGTGTGAGGCGGACAACGGCTACTTCCGTGGAGGTGGTTTTTCATCCAGGTTCCTTACCGAAGCGCAGATGCCTGCGACGATGATCAGGCTCAATTTGATCAAGGGACTGGGACCTGTGCTGCAGATTGCCGAAGGATGGACCGTAAAGTTGCCCAGGGAAGTCAGTGAATCCCTGTGGAAGCGTACAGACTATACATGGCCGTGTACATGGTTTACACCTCGCTGTGATGGCAAGGACGGTCCGTTCAAGAGTGCCTATGACGTAATGAACAATTGGGGTGCCAACCATGGAGCTATAAGCTATGGGCACATCGGTGCTGATCTCATAACCCTTTGCTCAATACTGCGTATTCCTGTCTGTATGCATAATGTTCCACAGGAGGATATCTTCCGTCCTGCCTGTTGGAATGCCTTTGGTATGGACAAGGAAGGCCAGGACTACAGGGCGTGCTTGAATTATGGCCCTTTATATAAATAA
- a CDS encoding tripartite tricarboxylate transporter substrate binding protein, producing the protein MKKHFLAVIAAGLMLMPLFANGEGEQSAKASSSDKWPSQTIDIVVPFSAGGNSDYNTRTIAKYLKDELGQSIVVSNVSGSGGTIGASQVLHAKSDGYTILCTQLSMNMAQVTGMVDYGFADFGGGCVFSRSADEVLVVRGDSKWNTFDDFVADAKANPGKLKLAANTGASTQWIAVAMLNAGIPLNVVSSGGSGERLQLVLGKHVDMVPLPLTMVSDYVAKGELKILATDSPKRGELIPDVPTLQEKGVACAYYYDNTFLFPKGTDQAIVDKFSKACEKVITTNEAYRKEIAAYKQVPTYMDPSATAESYKTQLASLMKIKDQLIGK; encoded by the coding sequence ATGAAAAAACATTTTCTCGCGGTAATAGCGGCAGGCCTTATGCTTATGCCTCTATTTGCAAATGGTGAAGGAGAACAATCTGCAAAAGCGTCTTCTTCGGACAAGTGGCCATCACAGACAATTGATATTGTAGTTCCGTTCTCTGCAGGGGGAAATTCTGATTACAATACTCGTACGATAGCCAAGTATCTGAAAGATGAATTGGGACAGTCCATCGTCGTTTCAAATGTCAGTGGCAGTGGTGGCACGATTGGAGCTTCGCAGGTACTGCATGCAAAGTCTGATGGATATACCATCCTTTGCACACAGCTTTCAATGAACATGGCACAGGTTACCGGCATGGTGGATTATGGGTTTGCTGATTTCGGCGGCGGATGTGTATTCTCAAGAAGTGCCGATGAAGTACTGGTAGTCCGTGGTGATTCAAAGTGGAACACCTTCGATGATTTTGTTGCTGATGCAAAAGCCAATCCTGGCAAGCTTAAACTTGCTGCCAATACAGGTGCTTCAACACAGTGGATTGCAGTCGCAATGCTGAATGCAGGTATTCCTCTCAATGTTGTAAGTTCCGGCGGGTCAGGAGAAAGGCTGCAGTTGGTTCTCGGCAAGCATGTTGATATGGTTCCTCTTCCGTTGACGATGGTATCAGATTATGTTGCCAAAGGTGAATTGAAGATCCTTGCAACTGATAGCCCGAAACGTGGAGAGCTGATTCCTGATGTCCCGACATTGCAGGAAAAGGGTGTGGCCTGTGCTTACTACTATGATAATACCTTCCTGTTCCCCAAGGGGACTGACCAGGCTATCGTTGATAAGTTCTCCAAGGCTTGTGAGAAGGTCATTACAACAAACGAAGCTTATCGCAAGGAAATAGCTGCCTACAAGCAGGTTCCGACTTATATGGATCCTTCGGCAACTGCTGAGAGCTATAAGACTCAATTGGCTTCATTGATGAAAATCAAAGATCAGCTTATTGGTAAATAA
- a CDS encoding tripartite tricarboxylate transporter permease, which produces MCIVVIFVGVVMGIIFGAIPGLTCVACLSMFLPVTYVMSDVMGLSMLTGIYIGATSGGLVSAILLNIPGTPSSIATCFDGRPMAMKGEAGKALGTGVLSSLIGTIIGVMAMILIAPTLAKLTIQFGPWEYFAVTVLALTLIASLCGDSVLVGVISALLGMMFATVGLAPIDSAHRFTFGSLNLTSGFSLLPVLVGLYAISEVMKAAIKRAEKADIVSDFKIKGFGLSLKEAKSQLGNWIRSSLIGLGVGILPGIGGSSANIIAYSVAKNSSKHPEKYGTGIIDGVCATESSNNASIGGAMIPLLTLGIPGDGSTAILLGGFMLHGLTPGPMLFQTDGATMYGIFASMILAAIMMAVVMYFGMRGFVKILKVPPYLLYPVIVVLCFVGAFAINNRVFDVLCLLLFGVLGFAMRSLDVPLPPFILGFILENAFETNLRRGLQYANGNFFEIFQRPIAVGLLAFSIIFLVVTLVRGNKKKAKACTVETGCDAC; this is translated from the coding sequence ATGTGCATAGTGGTCATATTCGTCGGAGTCGTAATGGGCATCATTTTTGGTGCTATTCCCGGATTGACTTGTGTTGCCTGCCTTTCCATGTTCCTGCCTGTGACCTATGTTATGTCTGATGTTATGGGCCTGTCCATGTTGACTGGTATTTATATTGGAGCTACTTCCGGTGGCTTGGTTTCAGCTATTCTGCTTAACATCCCCGGAACTCCTTCTTCCATAGCAACTTGTTTTGACGGGCGTCCGATGGCAATGAAAGGTGAAGCAGGTAAGGCTTTGGGAACTGGAGTACTCAGTTCACTTATAGGTACAATTATCGGTGTCATGGCAATGATTCTCATTGCACCGACTCTGGCCAAGCTTACCATTCAATTCGGACCTTGGGAGTATTTTGCAGTAACGGTCCTTGCTTTGACACTCATAGCTTCCCTTTGTGGTGACTCAGTCCTTGTCGGTGTAATAAGTGCATTGCTGGGAATGATGTTTGCTACAGTAGGATTGGCTCCGATTGACAGTGCTCATCGTTTTACTTTCGGTTCTTTGAATTTGACGTCAGGTTTTAGCCTTTTGCCTGTATTGGTCGGATTATATGCAATCAGTGAGGTGATGAAGGCTGCAATCAAAAGAGCAGAAAAAGCTGATATTGTCTCTGATTTCAAGATCAAGGGTTTCGGATTATCCTTGAAAGAGGCAAAGAGCCAGCTCGGCAACTGGATTCGTTCCAGTTTGATCGGATTGGGCGTCGGAATCCTACCGGGCATCGGTGGTTCTTCGGCAAATATCATTGCTTATTCAGTAGCAAAGAACAGTTCCAAGCATCCTGAGAAATATGGTACTGGTATCATTGACGGTGTTTGTGCAACTGAAAGTTCAAATAATGCCAGCATCGGAGGAGCCATGATTCCTCTCCTTACCCTAGGTATTCCAGGTGATGGCTCTACTGCTATTCTCCTTGGTGGATTCATGTTGCATGGCCTGACACCGGGACCTATGCTATTCCAGACAGATGGTGCGACCATGTATGGCATCTTTGCTTCAATGATATTGGCAGCAATCATGATGGCTGTGGTTATGTATTTCGGTATGAGAGGGTTTGTAAAAATCCTCAAGGTTCCTCCTTATTTACTTTACCCGGTTATTGTCGTGCTTTGTTTTGTCGGTGCATTTGCAATCAACAATAGAGTATTTGATGTGCTCTGCCTGTTGTTATTCGGTGTGCTTGGCTTTGCAATGAGAAGCTTGGATGTACCACTGCCACCGTTTATCCTTGGGTTTATTTTGGAAAATGCATTTGAGACCAATCTGCGCAGAGGATTGCAGTATGCAAATGGTAATTTCTTTGAGATTTTCCAAAGACCAATTGCTGTCGGATTGCTGGCATTTTCCATTATATTCCTTGTTGTAACCTTGGTTCGTGGAAATAAAAAGAAAGCAAAGGCATGTACGGTCGAAACCGGTTGTGATGCTTGTTAA
- a CDS encoding IS110 family transposase — MANGMEEGTERLDVGVDLHKTQVTICVLADGDEERPVEEKAYVTRGHDGLGQLAARLHGLQEAYGCPVRLAVETTGNARYFKNRFEKEGFAVTVVNTNRFKVISESTSKNDRNDARTLAYYLYKDMLPQSHLCDQQSEEARRLLKARSILVSTQVKVKNQVHGMMLGYGVDTRHSQLQSKRKRQGLLKDLEDHGFTQTAAASLKLLFGIIDDLAEQIKAVEKQLAETAGENEDVALLRTVPGIGAVTAMTIAAYAGDLQGRFGGDFRKFASYAGLVPSVHNSNDTVLLGRITKHGPQMLRTALVQATMGMLRLSKKTGSWRLMVAYRRMKETKGSGKSIIATTRKLARVIFAILNSRRPFDESLMVREVGGSLSAEEVIGA, encoded by the coding sequence ATGGCAAACGGCATGGAAGAAGGGACGGAGAGGCTGGACGTAGGCGTGGACCTGCACAAGACGCAGGTGACGATATGCGTCCTTGCGGACGGAGACGAGGAAAGGCCCGTGGAGGAGAAGGCATACGTCACCAGGGGGCATGACGGGCTGGGACAGCTGGCAGCGAGGCTGCATGGCCTGCAGGAGGCATACGGCTGCCCGGTACGGCTTGCCGTGGAGACGACGGGCAACGCCCGGTACTTCAAGAACAGGTTCGAGAAGGAAGGCTTTGCCGTGACGGTGGTGAACACGAACAGGTTCAAGGTCATCAGCGAGAGCACGAGCAAGAACGACAGGAACGACGCGAGGACGCTGGCCTACTACCTGTACAAGGACATGCTCCCGCAGAGCCACCTGTGCGACCAGCAGAGCGAGGAGGCCAGGCGGCTGCTGAAGGCCAGGAGCATCCTGGTGAGCACGCAGGTGAAGGTGAAGAACCAGGTCCACGGGATGATGCTCGGCTACGGGGTCGACACGAGGCACAGCCAGCTGCAGAGCAAGAGGAAGCGGCAGGGACTGCTGAAAGATCTCGAAGACCATGGATTCACGCAGACCGCCGCCGCTTCGCTCAAGCTTCTGTTCGGCATTATAGACGACCTGGCGGAGCAAATCAAGGCAGTGGAGAAGCAGCTGGCCGAGACGGCCGGGGAGAACGAGGACGTGGCGCTGCTCAGGACGGTGCCGGGGATCGGCGCGGTCACGGCGATGACGATTGCGGCCTATGCGGGTGACCTGCAGGGACGGTTCGGGGGAGACTTCAGGAAGTTTGCCTCGTATGCGGGGCTGGTGCCGTCGGTACACAACTCGAACGACACGGTCCTGCTGGGGAGGATAACGAAGCACGGGCCGCAGATGCTGCGCACGGCGCTGGTACAGGCGACGATGGGGATGCTGCGGCTGTCCAAGAAGACGGGCAGCTGGCGGCTGATGGTGGCTTACCGAAGGATGAAGGAAACGAAGGGGTCGGGGAAGTCCATCATAGCCACGACGCGTAAGCTGGCGAGGGTCATCTTTGCGATCCTGAACAGCAGGAGGCCGTTCGACGAATCCCTGATGGTAAGGGAAGTCGGGGGATCACTGAGTGCGGAGGAGGTCATAGGGGCCTAA
- a CDS encoding AraC family transcriptional regulator produces MRYLSYKEQRQHGTLAFPMAYYFLTKEHPRYRMILHWHPESEFIRVLSGKLKIIIDNTEHMLEPGTLLYVPGGCLHSGHPLGCCYECLVFDLRLLQKDTNACTAKIGEFLSKERQVWTELPIDEDFQHSVDLLFQAMSHRREGYEFLALGSLYTIFGLIIRKKFYTEQKMTKLIAARKLGKFKKVLQFIEENYSDQLTLATLAELAGMDSKYFCTFFKQMTGRPPIDYLNAYRIECACEQFATTSFSIIDVAYNVGFHDASYFTKTFRKYKGVCPREYLSKQQHSRQQAI; encoded by the coding sequence ATGCGCTATTTGTCTTACAAGGAACAACGGCAACATGGGACACTGGCATTTCCCATGGCATATTATTTTTTAACAAAAGAGCATCCCCGTTACAGGATGATACTCCATTGGCATCCGGAAAGCGAATTCATACGTGTATTGTCAGGCAAATTGAAAATAATCATAGACAATACCGAGCATATGCTTGAACCAGGAACATTATTGTATGTTCCTGGAGGCTGCTTACATAGCGGACATCCCCTCGGTTGCTGCTATGAATGCCTGGTCTTTGACCTTCGGCTCCTGCAAAAAGACACAAATGCCTGTACTGCAAAGATAGGAGAATTCCTCAGCAAGGAACGGCAGGTATGGACAGAATTGCCTATTGATGAAGATTTCCAACACTCCGTAGACCTTTTGTTCCAAGCAATGTCCCACCGAAGGGAAGGCTATGAATTCCTAGCCTTAGGCAGCCTCTATACAATCTTCGGGCTGATAATAAGGAAAAAATTCTATACAGAACAAAAAATGACGAAATTAATTGCAGCAAGAAAACTGGGAAAATTCAAGAAAGTCCTTCAATTCATTGAAGAGAATTACAGTGATCAATTGACACTCGCCACCTTGGCAGAATTGGCTGGCATGGACAGCAAATATTTCTGTACCTTCTTCAAACAGATGACAGGAAGGCCACCTATAGACTATCTCAATGCATACAGGATCGAATGTGCCTGTGAACAATTTGCCACTACTTCATTCTCCATCATCGATGTAGCCTACAATGTAGGTTTCCATGATGCCAGCTACTTTACAAAGACCTTCAGGAAATATAAAGGAGTCTGTCCAAGAGAATATCTAAGCAAACAGCAGCACAGTAGGCAACAAGCCATTTGA
- a CDS encoding glucarate dehydratase — protein sequence MFNTPKVTDMKVIPVAGYDSMLLSLSGAHYPYFTRNIVILTDDSGHTGIGEVHGGKRITQSLQACVPEVVGKPIGAYRNIISKLRRIHDCGCKDSDGLQNLDLCKLADVVHFETAIECALLDLMGQFMDVPVCELLGDGKQRDDVVVLGYLFYQADSKKTDLPYIHEKKCGNPWFDVRRNTYMTSDSIVEQAQALQEYYGFKDFKLKGGVFSGEEEMEAVEKLAKTFPDARINIDPNGAWKLEQAIDLCKGSSLTYAEDPCGTECGYSGRETMAEFKEATGIPTATNMIATDWRQFKHAIVEKSVDIVLADPHFWLMSGSVRIAQVLNDWKLTWGCHSNNHFDVSLAIFAQCAAACPGNITAMDTHWIWQDGQYLTKNPYQIKEGKIHIPDAPGLGLDIDMDAIMKANELYESLSFADRNDALGMQYLIPGWKFDSKLPCLVR from the coding sequence ATGTTCAATACTCCAAAAGTAACTGATATGAAGGTAATTCCCGTTGCTGGATATGACAGTATGCTACTGTCTCTCAGTGGGGCACATTATCCATATTTTACAAGAAACATCGTAATTTTGACTGATGACAGCGGTCATACCGGAATCGGCGAAGTACACGGTGGAAAGAGAATCACCCAAAGTCTTCAGGCCTGTGTGCCTGAAGTGGTTGGCAAACCGATCGGAGCCTATAGGAATATCATCAGCAAGCTGCGAAGGATACACGACTGTGGTTGCAAGGACAGCGATGGATTGCAGAATTTGGATTTGTGCAAACTTGCTGATGTCGTACACTTTGAAACAGCTATTGAATGTGCTCTCTTGGACTTGATGGGGCAGTTCATGGATGTCCCCGTATGTGAACTTCTGGGTGATGGCAAACAAAGAGATGATGTAGTCGTATTGGGATATCTTTTCTATCAGGCAGATTCCAAGAAAACTGATTTGCCATATATCCATGAGAAAAAATGCGGAAATCCTTGGTTTGATGTCAGAAGAAATACGTATATGACCAGTGACTCGATAGTAGAACAAGCCCAGGCCTTGCAAGAATACTATGGTTTCAAGGATTTTAAGCTGAAGGGTGGAGTTTTTTCTGGTGAAGAAGAAATGGAAGCTGTCGAAAAATTGGCCAAGACTTTTCCCGATGCAAGAATCAATATCGATCCCAATGGGGCTTGGAAGCTGGAACAGGCAATTGATCTCTGTAAGGGCAGTTCGCTTACCTATGCTGAAGATCCCTGCGGTACTGAATGCGGCTATTCAGGCAGAGAAACAATGGCAGAATTCAAGGAAGCGACAGGAATTCCGACGGCTACCAATATGATTGCTACGGATTGGAGACAATTCAAGCATGCAATTGTAGAAAAGTCAGTTGATATCGTACTTGCAGATCCTCATTTCTGGCTGATGTCCGGTTCTGTCAGGATTGCACAGGTTCTGAACGATTGGAAGCTTACCTGGGGATGCCATTCCAACAATCATTTTGATGTTTCCTTGGCAATATTTGCCCAGTGTGCCGCTGCCTGTCCTGGTAACATCACAGCTATGGATACACACTGGATTTGGCAGGATGGACAGTACCTGACTAAAAATCCGTATCAGATAAAAGAAGGTAAGATCCATATTCCTGATGCTCCTGGTCTTGGACTTGATATAGACATGGATGCAATCATGAAGGCGAATGAACTGTATGAAAGTCTGTCATTTGCAGATCGGAATGATGCCTTGGGTATGCAATATCTTATACCTGGTTGGAAATTTGATTCCAAGCTGCCTTGCCTCGTGCGATAA
- the garR gene encoding 2-hydroxy-3-oxopropionate reductase, whose product MKIGFIGLGIMGKPMVKNLLKAGYEVVVYDIIKENVDQMIAAGASSGKSAAEIAASCPVVITMLPNSPHVKTVVLGKDGVLEGAKPGLKYIDMSSIAPLASQEVGKACAAKGVRMLDAPVSGGEPKAIDGTMSIMVGGDKDLFEEVKPIFEVLGGSYVLCGSIGAGNTTKLANQMIVAGNIAILAEALTLAKKAGVDPQTVFEAIRGGLAGSTVMNAKAPMMIAGDFKPGFKIDLHIKDLNNAIETGHGIGSPMPLTVEVQEMLENLHFEGKGQHDHSGLAEYYAKVSGTKIGK is encoded by the coding sequence ATGAAGATTGGATTCATTGGACTTGGTATCATGGGCAAACCCATGGTAAAGAACCTGCTGAAGGCAGGCTATGAAGTTGTCGTATATGACATCATAAAAGAAAATGTTGACCAGATGATTGCTGCCGGAGCTTCTTCCGGCAAGAGTGCCGCCGAGATAGCAGCCAGTTGTCCTGTAGTCATCACCATGTTGCCGAATTCACCTCATGTGAAGACCGTAGTCTTGGGCAAGGACGGCGTTCTGGAAGGTGCAAAGCCCGGCCTCAAGTATATTGACATGAGTTCCATTGCTCCTCTGGCAAGCCAGGAAGTTGGGAAGGCCTGTGCGGCAAAGGGCGTGCGCATGCTTGATGCTCCTGTTTCCGGCGGAGAGCCGAAGGCAATAGACGGGACCATGTCGATCATGGTCGGCGGTGACAAGGACCTGTTCGAGGAAGTCAAGCCGATCTTCGAGGTACTGGGCGGGTCATACGTGCTCTGTGGCTCGATCGGGGCCGGCAATACGACAAAGCTTGCAAACCAGATGATCGTTGCAGGCAATATTGCAATCCTGGCCGAAGCCCTTACCTTGGCCAAGAAGGCTGGTGTTGATCCCCAGACTGTGTTCGAAGCCATCAGAGGTGGCCTTGCCGGTTCGACTGTGATGAATGCAAAGGCACCCATGATGATTGCAGGGGATTTCAAGCCTGGCTTCAAGATTGACCTGCACATCAAGGACCTGAACAATGCCATTGAGACCGGACATGGTATCGGTTCCCCCATGCCGCTGACCGTTGAGGTACAGGAGATGCTTGAGAACCTTCACTTTGAGGGCAAGGGCCAGCATGACCACAGCGGTTTGGCTGAGTACTATGCGAAAGTATCCGGTACAAAAATCGGCAAGTAA